A DNA window from Mycobacterium sp. IDR2000157661 contains the following coding sequences:
- a CDS encoding DUF1214 domain-containing protein yields the protein MGFGDGPHDAALKSAWDGFCDRLKATGQRVFKDHNPPTGAQRVDGFRFLTQNLGQAFDLALETRDTRYPVFHSFCHPTRKLGGDSADFLYQQAWIDGTSTYRITGHRGTARFVNIAVHGPRQDSPGVLHEPFGDVPEANLTGADLHTAADGSFEIHVGGSRRDANWLPTTPGSRKLFVRQGFDRWDELPVHMSIEHVDMDAPKPLPCPAEMVAAIEWAGDFLTGMMNDWPEYPFAHGGVDSEHPNRFPELTSTGADAKRGRAAVNMHWQLASDEALIIEFDAHEGLWTLTNMGAFFTSMDYLYRPVSYTPSRTTVDSDGRVRMVMCHGDPGHHNWLDTQGFERGNVTYRHMLEGEPAQLRTRLVKRAELATALPSDTVTVTPEERTAQMWERFRGIRLRYGW from the coding sequence ATGGGCTTCGGCGACGGTCCCCACGATGCGGCACTGAAGTCGGCATGGGACGGTTTTTGCGACCGGCTGAAGGCGACGGGCCAGCGGGTCTTCAAGGATCACAACCCTCCGACGGGAGCCCAGCGCGTCGACGGATTCCGGTTCCTGACCCAAAATCTGGGACAGGCATTCGATCTCGCGCTCGAGACCCGCGACACGCGCTACCCGGTATTCCACAGCTTCTGTCACCCCACCCGCAAGCTCGGCGGCGACAGCGCCGACTTCCTCTACCAACAGGCCTGGATAGACGGGACGTCGACCTACCGAATCACCGGCCACCGCGGCACCGCCCGCTTCGTCAACATCGCGGTGCACGGTCCACGCCAGGACAGTCCGGGCGTGCTGCACGAGCCGTTCGGCGATGTGCCGGAGGCAAACTTGACCGGCGCAGACTTGCATACCGCCGCCGACGGAAGTTTTGAAATCCACGTCGGTGGCTCACGACGGGATGCGAACTGGTTGCCGACCACACCAGGGTCACGAAAGCTCTTCGTCCGGCAGGGGTTCGACCGTTGGGACGAGTTACCGGTCCACATGAGCATCGAGCATGTCGACATGGATGCGCCCAAACCGCTGCCCTGTCCGGCGGAGATGGTCGCCGCCATAGAGTGGGCGGGGGACTTCCTGACTGGGATGATGAACGACTGGCCCGAATACCCCTTCGCGCACGGCGGCGTCGACTCCGAGCACCCGAACCGGTTCCCCGAGTTGACGTCGACGGGTGCGGATGCGAAGCGTGGTCGCGCGGCGGTGAACATGCATTGGCAGCTGGCCTCCGACGAGGCCTTGATCATCGAGTTCGACGCCCACGAGGGCCTTTGGACGCTGACCAACATGGGCGCCTTCTTCACCAGCATGGACTACCTGTATCGGCCGGTCAGCTACACACCGAGCCGCACCACTGTTGACTCGGACGGTCGAGTGAGGATGGTGATGTGCCACGGTGATCCGGGCCACCACAACTGGCTGGACACTCAGGGCTTCGAGCGGGGCAACGTGACGTACCGGCACATGCTCGAGGGTGAACCGGCGCAGCTGCGGACCCGACTCGTCAAGCGCGCAGAGCTCGCGACTGCACTTCCGTCGGACACCGTCACGGTGACGCCGGAGGAGCGCACCGCGCAGATGTGGGAGCGCTTCCGCGGGATCCGCCTGCGCTACGGCTGGTGA